The following DNA comes from Spirochaetaceae bacterium.
CCTTTGTGCAAGGTAAAAGATACATCGTTTACAGCCTTTACTACGCCAACATCGGTAAAAAAATGCGTCTCAAGATTTTTTACATCAAGTACTACTTCTTTGTTCATTTAATTTCTCCTAAGTTCGGTTTTTAGCCTGTGGGTCAAAGGCATCGCGTAAGCCATCGCC
Coding sequences within:
- a CDS encoding peptide ABC transporter ATP-binding protein, coding for MNKEVVLDVKNLETHFFTDVGVVKAVNDVSFTLHKG